GGATCGGAGCTTTGGTTACGGTTGCCACTCTGAAGACCTCAGAGGGCAGCGGGAAGACACAGACTCAATGCCTTTTCCTCCGGACTGAGAAAGGAAGCTGTTTGTACTCGACGGCTAAGCCTGGATCAGGGGCGACTACCAGTGCAGCCTCCAGTGTGGTTGGAGGATGGCTGAGGGGGAagacgggaggaggaggaggaagcagagaaactCCGGCCGGGAGGAGGGACAATGGGCCAACTCTGCCGGCACAGACTGGAGCAAACCGGGTTAGAGTGCGATCaggaaggagatggaggaagtCCGGAAATGCAGCAGGCCATGAGAAAACAGGCGTGAGCAgtgagaggcagcagaggagaagggaggatcCTGcaggagaaagacaggaagagagagacaaaggacGCCTGGAAAGTAAACACTTTCCCAGCCCACAGCAGGATGGTCGCAAAGCCAGACAGGAGAAAGAGGGATCATGCAGAAGTCCCAGATGCTCCCACAATGTTTCTCCTAAAACCTCCTCTCAGTGCGGAAGGAgagcacagaggagggaaagcCAGGATGAAGGCGAGGGATGCGAAAGTCCGAGAAGTCCAAACAGGCTAAATGGTGAGGTGAAAGTAATGAGGAacgaggaggagaaggaggagaagggaggccGGTGTGAGTTAGAGCCTTCTAACTCTGATTTGGCTGTACCAGGCCTTGACCTAGAATCCAACCGCTTTCACCCACAATCCCCCAGTGGCTGTGATGGGGAAGAGATTAGAGAGGCCGACAGCAACGAGGAGCTGAAGACGCAAACTTCTCACAGCAAGGACGGCTATACAGACTCTGAGATGATGAAAATACAAACCGGAAACAATGATTTCATCCATGTTGAGTCCGGACAGTCGAATGACGACTTTGAATCAAGACAAAACAGAGGCTCTGATGACAGAGGACCAACTAGAAATCCCCGTGAAGAGATAGCGGCTAATGTAAATGGATTTTCTGATTGTGCGGAAGCAGGTGAAGAATCggaaaaagagatggagagagtggattttgaagaggaagaaaggagcATCAATCAGACTTCTGCTGAATTCTCAGTTGTGTCCAACTGCTACGAGGACGCCTCTGTCTCCACCCGCCCTGCCTCCATCAGCACTGCAGTCTCCCCCGAGTCCTCCACTCCAGTAGAGGGCAGCATCTGCACTGCCGACCATGAGGCCTGCTGGGAGGAGCGCCTTGAGGGGTGTCATCTAAGGGAGGCAGACCCTGGGATCATGGGTAAAGAAAAACTGGATGTTAGCAGGTTTGAGTCCCAAGAACCAAACCCTGCGGCTGACGAGAACAACACTGTGAAACCTCAGATTTTCGAGGAAAATAACagtcagctggaggagaaagaaactTCATCTTCACCTCTCAGACACAGACTTCCCTCCATCTttgagacaaacaggaagacacTGTGTAGGACAGTTGAGTCTGAGCGGAGAGAGGAGCCGcagtcagaggaggagagactgaaTCCTGAGGAAGCCGAGGAGATTCGGAGGAGGGAGTGCACCTGCAACAAGCTGGACGATGGCAATGGTGAAGGTGATGATGTCAAAGAACAGCAAACAAAGGAGGAGATAAATGTTAGGACCATATGGGAGGATACGTATAAAGAGGTCAACAACAGGAGGTTACAGTCTGCAGACGAATGCAGGGGAAGGAAGACAAACGGTGAAACAAGCGTCACCCATGTTGAGGAAAATGGAGAAACCAGCACTAACGTCTCTAGTGTTGCCTGTGCTGATCCCTCCACCTCTCTTGCACTCTCACCGGCTAATCCTGACCCCTTTCTGCCCCTCCTGGGATCCATGGCAACCGGCCTGCCctgtctggaggaggaggagaaggaggaggcgtGGGGGGAGCTCAGAGCGACGGCAGGAGACGGAGGtcaggaaggaaagaggaggcacaggagagagctggaggagcagggcTCCACCGTGGCCACCGCAgaagggagaaaggaggaggaggaggaagatgagttTGGAGTGTTCATGTATGCGGAGGGAGAACCAGCCTGGAGCGGTGGGTCCACCATGTCTGCCTCAGTGCCTTGTGGGAGCAGAGAGAGTGTTGGTGAGTCTCACGGTTGTTAGTTTGTcgttctctgtctctttctatgTCTGCCAGCAAgccttccccctctctctctcattctctctcttttactctgTCTCTCGCCCCTTGTGCAGCTTTAGTAAATTTGCCTTTCTGTTTGTCGCCGACGTGACAAAGGATCTTTGACTAAAGTTGACAATCCTGACACTAAAAGGCTCCAGAAGCAGAGCAGAACCTCTGAAAGATGTCAGAACTGCACAAATtaagagacataaaaatatcagctctctctgtgtttttgtgcttgaAGAACAACAACTCTCACTCAGGGTATTAGTGCATTTGTAACCTTCTGCACAGCTTCAGgaatgcatgcacatgcactctGTTTTAAAGGGCCATGCCagtggttttgcatgttttagcccaTTTTACTACAATTCATGTGCAAGTCTAAATCACGACTAATCATTGTGACTGTATTCATTTGAAAGCAATTTTCCTGGTTTCTATTCATGAATCAAATCTATTAGCAGTTACATTATAATCATGAGGCGATGCAGTGGAGACGTTTCAAATCAATCTGCACTTAAACTGTTTTACTGTGCTATTATGACTTATGacgaaataaataaaaagatgttgCAGACTTGACTGTATAACAAATTACAGTAGATACACAGCTGGTTGTTAAACCCTGTGAAAACTTGTTCAAATCTAAAATATTTCCCTACAATGTTGCAATTAATGACCTTAATAAGCATTCATTTTATTGAAAGGTTTTAAAggcatttgtatgtgtgtgcgtttaaCACTCAGAAACGGCTTAATCAGGGCTCTgctttgatcagatttgatttgCAACATAAGCAAACAAGTATGTGGATTCATCTCCGTCCAACTGAACCCTGCCCACCTCAAACCAGTGAGACAAACAAGGACAAAAAGTAATGTGAAGTAACCAAAACCggtgcctttattttgaaggagctTCCACACACAGTTCTGGCctgtaatgaataaatattagaTAAGAGAGtcaaacacagtgacatcagaCTGATTCCCCCCCGCACTGAGCATATACTAATCTGACAGTATAAACTGGCTGCTTTAGAGTCAAGATACTCATGACACAGACGCATGCAGCTGAGTATGTGATATGTTGGAGTgggcctttttgtttttctctaacaaccagtgttaatcagtcctcaTGTTCCCTCATTATGCTCCTTTTAGCTAATCGCCTAAACCCAGTTTCCACTGCAGGGCCAAACGAAGCTAAGCCGAGGTTTTACTCATTATTCATGTCTTCTCAGTTTATCTGCATAAAGaacttttctgtgtttattttaatatattgcTAAAGATTTATCAgtggggaggtggggaggggggttaTTAGCAGAGCCTTGACACCGTTGGTATGACCTTTGTGTGAAGTGTCATGGTTTAAAGGGCCGTTCCACCGTTTTTAAGTCCTTAACTTCC
The Seriola aureovittata isolate HTS-2021-v1 ecotype China chromosome 4, ASM2101889v1, whole genome shotgun sequence genome window above contains:
- the si:ch211-14c7.2 gene encoding uncharacterized protein si:ch211-14c7.2; the protein is MRPTTSTMLQQNNNNNYPCLNVSGSTREMLQKCSRTSLPFPSRLELGLGDLPLIRGLRAWVLCSKNRCKAGGLLGGGQAPTAPPAGRGSLTSGPRPADVYLSREWGRMGYGLPLGLDARQAGIGALVTVATLKTSEGSGKTQTQCLFLRTEKGSCLYSTAKPGSGATTSAASSVVGGWLRGKTGGGGGSRETPAGRRDNGPTLPAQTGANRVRVRSGRRWRKSGNAAGHEKTGVSSERQQRRREDPAGERQEERDKGRLESKHFPSPQQDGRKARQEKEGSCRSPRCSHNVSPKTSSQCGRRAQRRESQDEGEGCESPRSPNRLNGEVKVMRNEEEKEEKGGRCELEPSNSDLAVPGLDLESNRFHPQSPSGCDGEEIREADSNEELKTQTSHSKDGYTDSEMMKIQTGNNDFIHVESGQSNDDFESRQNRGSDDRGPTRNPREEIAANVNGFSDCAEAGEESEKEMERVDFEEEERSINQTSAEFSVVSNCYEDASVSTRPASISTAVSPESSTPVEGSICTADHEACWEERLEGCHLREADPGIMGKEKLDVSRFESQEPNPAADENNTVKPQIFEENNSQLEEKETSSSPLRHRLPSIFETNRKTLCRTVESERREEPQSEEERLNPEEAEEIRRRECTCNKLDDGNGEGDDVKEQQTKEEINVRTIWEDTYKEVNNRRLQSADECRGRKTNGETSVTHVEENGETSTNVSSVACADPSTSLALSPANPDPFLPLLGSMATGLPCLEEEEKEEAWGELRATAGDGGQEGKRRHRRELEEQGSTVATAEGRKEEEEEDEFGVFMYAEGEPAWSGGSTMSASVPCGSRESVALGNHAGTGESTLWTPGWTDSSFHQSDDTWTAFPQDSSDEGRDDVGQWWPTSAVEERRDRLSTNQNLVAVFAEAFPSLPGSSSGDSGDLDAVPTLTQLLRGRASQDQGLLDSFHDLNKMIGQRYKRANGVSRDLLLKTLHLEQPHTESKPASWTANRRLSPGLPSANQHAQSAAAKRRLSYDYNRNIME